One window of the Streptomyces asoensis genome contains the following:
- a CDS encoding nucleotide pyrophosphatase/phosphodiesterase family protein — MTTSPTPLLVLDVVGLTPALLDHMPHLKALAGRGSQAALGTVLPAVTCAAQSTFLTGTLPAEHGIVGNGWYFRELGDVLLWRQHNGLVAGDKLWDAARRAYPGYTVANICWWYAMGADTDYTVTPRPIYYSDGRKEPDCYTRPPALHDELTEKLGTFPLFHFWGPGADLVSSTWIIGAARHLNRTRHPDLTLCYIPHLDYDLQRFGPRDPRSLKAAADLDTELAPLLEEAAAEGRTVVVLSEYGISEVSRPIDINRALRRAGLLEVHTQDGMEYLDPMASPAFAVADHQLAHVYVRRPEDVPRVREVLEELPGVGELLGDEGKKRHGLDHPRSGELVAVAEADAWFTYYYWLDDARAPDFAQLVEIHRKPGYDPAELFMDPLDPYVQVKAAGALARKKLGMRYRMAVVPLDPSPVRGSHGRLPQRAEEGPVLLCSRPGEVAGSLAATEVKPLLLRLAGIA, encoded by the coding sequence GTGACCACCAGCCCCACCCCCCTGCTCGTCCTGGACGTGGTGGGCCTGACCCCCGCACTCCTGGACCACATGCCTCATCTCAAGGCGCTGGCCGGGCGTGGTTCACAGGCCGCGCTGGGCACGGTGCTGCCGGCCGTCACCTGCGCCGCGCAGTCCACCTTCCTCACCGGCACGCTCCCGGCGGAGCACGGCATCGTCGGCAACGGCTGGTACTTCCGCGAGCTCGGCGACGTACTGCTGTGGCGGCAGCACAACGGTCTCGTCGCGGGCGACAAGCTGTGGGACGCCGCCCGGCGGGCGTACCCCGGCTACACGGTCGCCAACATCTGCTGGTGGTACGCCATGGGCGCCGACACCGACTACACCGTCACCCCCCGTCCGATCTACTACTCCGACGGCCGCAAGGAACCCGACTGCTACACCCGGCCCCCGGCCCTGCACGACGAACTCACCGAGAAGCTCGGCACCTTCCCCCTCTTCCACTTCTGGGGACCGGGCGCCGACCTGGTCTCCAGCACCTGGATCATCGGTGCGGCCCGCCACCTCAACCGCACCCGCCATCCCGACCTGACCCTGTGCTACATACCCCACCTGGACTACGACCTCCAGCGCTTCGGCCCTCGCGACCCGCGCTCGCTGAAGGCCGCCGCCGACCTCGACACCGAACTGGCTCCGCTGCTGGAGGAGGCGGCGGCGGAGGGCCGTACGGTCGTCGTGCTGTCCGAGTACGGGATCAGCGAGGTGAGCAGGCCCATCGACATCAACCGCGCCCTGCGCCGCGCGGGCCTGCTCGAGGTGCACACCCAGGACGGCATGGAGTACCTCGACCCGATGGCGTCCCCTGCTTTCGCGGTGGCCGATCACCAGCTCGCCCACGTCTACGTGCGCCGACCCGAGGACGTGCCGCGCGTGCGGGAGGTGCTGGAAGAGCTGCCCGGCGTCGGTGAACTCCTCGGCGACGAGGGGAAGAAGAGGCACGGTCTCGACCACCCGCGCTCCGGTGAACTCGTGGCTGTGGCGGAGGCGGATGCCTGGTTCACGTACTACTACTGGCTCGATGACGCGCGGGCCCCCGACTTCGCGCAGCTCGTGGAGATCCACCGTAAGCCCGGATACGACCCGGCCGAGTTGTTCATGGATCCCCTGGACCCGTATGTGCAGGTCAAGGCGGCGGGTGCGCTGGCCCGCAAGAAGCTTGGCATGCGGTACCGGATGGCGGTGGTCCCGCTGGATCCCTCCCCGGTGCGCGGCAGTCACGGCAGGCTTCCGCAGCGTGCCGAGGAGGGGCCTGTCCTGCTGTGTTCACGCCCCGGTGAGGTCGCCGGCTCTCTCGCCGCCACGGAGGTCAAGCCGTTGCTGCTGCGGCTGGCCGGCATCGCCTGA
- the glpK gene encoding glycerol kinase GlpK, producing the protein MADFVGAVDQGTTSTRFMIFDHSGNEVAKHQLEHAQILPRSGWVEHDPVEIWERTNSVMQNALRHGNLSPEDLAAIGITNQRETTVVWDPRNGRPYYNAIVWQDTRTDSIAAALERSGQGDVIRRKAGLPPATYFSGGKIQWILENVDGVRAAAEQGHALFGNTDAWVLWNLTGGPDGGVHATDVTNASRTMLMDLETLDWDDELLGFFDIPRQMLPSIRPSSHREAFGVTRTSRPLRAAIPITGVLGDQQAATVGQVCYAPGEAKNTYGTGNFLVLNTGTELVRSQHGLLTTVAYQFGDSPAIYALEGSIAVTGSAVQWLRDQMKIINDAAESETLARTVEDNGGMYFVPAFSGLFAPYWRSDARGAIVGLARYNDNGHLARATLESICYQSRDVVVAMEQDSGVHLDVLKVDGGVTANDLCMQIQADVLGVPVSRPVVAETTALGAAYAAGLATGFWRDTDELRTHWQESKRWEPQWSDDQRAEGYAGWKKAVERTLDWAKVE; encoded by the coding sequence ATGGCTGACTTCGTCGGCGCGGTGGACCAAGGCACCACCAGCACCCGATTCATGATCTTCGACCACTCCGGCAACGAGGTGGCGAAGCACCAGCTGGAGCACGCCCAGATCCTTCCGCGCTCGGGGTGGGTCGAGCACGACCCGGTGGAGATCTGGGAGCGCACCAACTCGGTGATGCAGAACGCGCTGCGCCACGGCAATCTCTCCCCCGAGGATCTGGCCGCGATCGGCATCACCAACCAGCGGGAGACCACCGTGGTGTGGGACCCGCGCAACGGACGTCCCTACTACAACGCCATCGTCTGGCAGGACACCCGCACCGACTCCATCGCGGCGGCCCTGGAACGCTCGGGCCAGGGCGACGTCATCCGCCGCAAGGCGGGCCTGCCCCCGGCGACCTACTTCTCCGGCGGCAAGATCCAGTGGATTCTGGAGAACGTCGACGGCGTCCGCGCGGCGGCGGAACAGGGCCACGCCCTCTTCGGCAACACGGACGCCTGGGTTCTGTGGAACCTGACCGGAGGCCCCGACGGCGGTGTCCACGCCACCGACGTGACCAACGCCAGCCGCACCATGCTGATGGACCTGGAGACCCTCGACTGGGACGACGAGCTGCTGGGCTTCTTCGACATCCCCCGGCAGATGCTGCCCAGCATCAGACCGTCCTCCCACCGCGAGGCGTTCGGCGTGACCCGCACCTCCCGTCCGCTGCGCGCCGCCATCCCCATCACCGGGGTGCTCGGCGACCAGCAGGCGGCCACGGTGGGACAGGTCTGCTACGCGCCGGGCGAGGCCAAGAACACCTACGGCACGGGCAACTTCCTGGTCCTCAACACCGGTACGGAGTTGGTCCGTTCGCAGCACGGTCTGCTCACCACCGTGGCGTACCAGTTCGGCGACAGCCCGGCGATCTACGCCCTGGAGGGCTCCATCGCCGTCACCGGTTCGGCGGTGCAGTGGCTGCGCGACCAGATGAAGATCATCAACGATGCGGCGGAGAGCGAGACACTGGCGCGCACCGTCGAGGACAACGGCGGGATGTACTTCGTTCCCGCCTTCTCGGGTCTGTTCGCTCCGTACTGGCGCTCCGACGCCCGCGGCGCGATCGTCGGCCTGGCCCGCTACAACGACAACGGCCACCTGGCCCGGGCGACCCTGGAGTCCATCTGCTACCAGAGCCGCGACGTGGTCGTGGCCATGGAGCAGGACTCCGGAGTCCACCTCGACGTGCTCAAGGTCGACGGCGGCGTCACGGCCAACGATCTGTGCATGCAGATCCAAGCCGATGTCCTCGGCGTACCGGTCAGCCGTCCGGTCGTCGCCGAGACCACCGCGCTCGGCGCCGCCTATGCGGCGGGTCTGGCCACCGGCTTCTGGCGCGACACCGACGAGCTGCGCACCCACTGGCAGGAGTCCAAGCGCTGGGAGCCCCAGTGGTCCGACGACCAGCGCGCGGAAGGATACGCGGGCTGGAAGAAGGCGGTGGAGCGCACGCTCGACTGGGCCAAGGTCGAGTAG
- a CDS encoding MIP/aquaporin family protein, with amino-acid sequence MAERFKRSGLVGELSAEFAGTMILILFGCGVVAQVVAGGALTTPAGGLGNHDSIAWAWGLGVTLGVYVAARLSGAHLNPAVTVSLAAFKGFPWSKVAPYALAQTAGAFVAALIVRWNYTEALAKADPGHTIKTQGVFSTLPANGNPNLPVHEWGAFRDQVIGTAILLLLILAVTDLLNTPPGANLAPFIVGLIVVAIGMAWGTNAGYAINPARDFGPRLASFFTGYGTAWRDQYGNLYFWVPIIGPLVGGLLGAGLYKAFIGRFLPTAEPEPPGRVPSPEE; translated from the coding sequence ATGGCTGAGCGATTCAAAAGGTCGGGGTTGGTCGGCGAACTGTCGGCCGAGTTCGCCGGCACCATGATTCTCATCCTCTTCGGCTGTGGCGTGGTGGCCCAGGTGGTCGCCGGTGGAGCGCTCACGACGCCGGCGGGAGGACTCGGAAACCACGACAGCATTGCCTGGGCCTGGGGCCTTGGCGTCACTCTGGGTGTCTACGTCGCGGCGCGACTGAGCGGCGCCCATCTCAATCCGGCGGTGACGGTCTCCCTGGCCGCGTTCAAGGGCTTCCCGTGGAGCAAGGTGGCGCCCTACGCGCTGGCCCAGACCGCCGGCGCCTTCGTGGCGGCCCTCATCGTGCGGTGGAACTACACCGAAGCACTGGCAAAGGCCGACCCCGGGCACACCATCAAGACGCAGGGCGTGTTCTCCACGCTCCCCGCCAACGGCAATCCGAACCTGCCGGTCCACGAGTGGGGCGCGTTCCGTGACCAGGTCATCGGCACCGCCATCCTGCTCCTGCTGATCCTGGCCGTCACGGACCTGCTGAACACGCCGCCGGGTGCGAATCTGGCCCCGTTCATCGTCGGTCTGATCGTCGTGGCCATCGGCATGGCGTGGGGCACCAACGCGGGTTACGCGATCAATCCGGCGCGTGACTTCGGGCCCCGATTGGCCAGCTTCTTCACGGGCTACGGCACAGCATGGCGAGATCAGTACGGGAATCTCTACTTCTGGGTGCCGATCATCGGTCCCCTGGTCGGCGGCCTGCTCGGCGCGGGTCTCTACAAGGCCTTCATCGGTCGGTTCCTGCCGACGGCGGAGCCGGAGCCTCCCGGCCGAGTTCCGTCCCCCGAGGAATGA
- a CDS encoding phosphatase PAP2 family protein, with amino-acid sequence MVVRAAVQHLRDRRRRAADRRFGARLVGAAVVAAVAAVPFALLLVLVEGQWRPLRRLDAGAAQRLHHTAVTHPAWTNILRFLSDWVWDPAVLRTAVALLTVWLVYRRAWRLAAWSAVTAVAGGLIGLLVKTVVERARPSLEDPVAHAPGFSFPSGHAMTATTSFAVLLLVLLPLVPRAWRPLCWCAAVVSVLGVGFTRVALGVHWFSDVVGGWLLGLAVVALTAWAFEAWRAEVGRGHAEVLDGLEPELVDAHPEP; translated from the coding sequence ATGGTTGTGCGAGCCGCGGTCCAGCACCTTCGAGACCGGCGTCGTCGGGCGGCCGACCGCAGATTCGGCGCCCGGCTGGTGGGAGCGGCTGTCGTCGCCGCCGTCGCCGCCGTGCCCTTCGCGCTGCTGCTCGTCCTCGTCGAGGGCCAGTGGCGGCCGCTGCGCCGTCTGGACGCGGGCGCCGCTCAGCGACTGCACCACACGGCCGTGACACATCCGGCGTGGACCAACATCCTGCGCTTCCTGTCCGACTGGGTCTGGGACCCGGCCGTCCTGCGGACCGCCGTCGCGCTGCTGACCGTCTGGCTGGTGTACCGCAGGGCCTGGCGGCTTGCGGCCTGGTCCGCCGTGACGGCCGTGGCCGGCGGGCTGATCGGGCTCCTGGTCAAGACGGTGGTCGAGCGGGCCAGGCCGTCCCTGGAGGATCCGGTGGCGCACGCTCCGGGATTCTCCTTCCCCTCGGGTCACGCGATGACGGCCACCACGTCGTTCGCCGTCCTGCTGCTGGTCCTGCTGCCCTTGGTACCGCGCGCCTGGCGGCCCCTGTGCTGGTGCGCCGCGGTGGTGTCGGTGCTCGGGGTGGGCTTCACCCGGGTCGCGCTCGGCGTGCACTGGTTCAGCGACGTGGTGGGCGGCTGGCTGCTCGGCCTGGCCGTCGTCGCCCTCACCGCCTGGGCCTTCGAGGCCTGGCGCGCCGAGGTCGGCCGAGGCCACGCCGAGGTGCTCGACGGGCTGGAGCCCGAACTCGTCGACGCCCACCCCGAGCCGTGA
- a CDS encoding YihY/virulence factor BrkB family protein, with product MGTATKVPETRDMTGDELSADEALASLRRYGRWALLRDSFVRFRYADGFTHSRALALQTVLSVIPLAIAFVGLSTTLHTENIGRIAELTIHRIAEGPSADVVDDALNRSRRTAGDGAQVALWFGLLFSLVNTTTAMCQVERGANRIYGNERDRPFRQKYLRGLVMSVSAGLPLGLGFIVMVAGGDLASAAVTVYRLDGGAETAWEILRWPFGLLLALISASVIFRRAPRRRQPGYTWLAFGAAVYLVLWTALTWLLSLYLGISGSFDTVYGPLSAFMSLLLWAYLTSIALFLGMAFAAQLEAARALRSGPIEPDPGV from the coding sequence ATGGGTACCGCGACCAAGGTCCCCGAGACCCGTGACATGACCGGCGACGAACTGTCCGCCGACGAGGCGCTGGCGTCGCTGCGCCGCTACGGCCGCTGGGCCCTGCTGCGCGACTCCTTCGTCCGGTTCCGGTACGCCGACGGCTTCACCCATTCCCGCGCGCTCGCCCTACAGACGGTCCTGTCGGTGATCCCGCTGGCCATCGCGTTCGTCGGGCTCTCCACCACGCTGCACACCGAGAACATCGGCCGGATCGCCGAACTCACGATCCACCGGATCGCCGAGGGACCCAGCGCCGACGTGGTCGACGACGCGCTGAACCGCAGCCGCCGCACGGCGGGCGACGGCGCGCAGGTCGCGCTCTGGTTCGGTCTGCTCTTCTCCCTGGTCAACACCACCACCGCGATGTGTCAGGTGGAGCGCGGCGCCAACCGGATCTACGGGAACGAGCGCGACCGCCCCTTCCGGCAGAAGTACCTGCGCGGTCTGGTGATGTCCGTCAGTGCCGGGCTGCCGCTCGGACTCGGGTTCATCGTCATGGTGGCCGGCGGCGACCTGGCCTCCGCGGCGGTGACCGTCTACCGGCTCGACGGCGGCGCCGAGACCGCCTGGGAAATACTGCGCTGGCCCTTCGGGCTGCTGCTCGCGCTCATCTCGGCCAGCGTGATCTTCCGTCGAGCGCCCCGCCGCAGACAACCCGGATACACCTGGCTGGCCTTCGGCGCCGCCGTGTACCTGGTGCTGTGGACGGCGCTGACCTGGCTGCTGAGCCTGTACCTCGGGATCAGCGGCTCCTTCGACACGGTCTACGGACCGCTCAGCGCCTTCATGTCCCTGCTGCTCTGGGCCTATCTGACCTCCATCGCCCTTTTCCTCGGGATGGCGTTCGCCGCGCAGCTGGAGGCCGCGCGGGCCCTGCGGTCCGGTCCGATCGAACCCGATCCTGGAGTCTGA
- a CDS encoding diacylglycerol kinase family protein, whose amino-acid sequence MPTAAPERPAELPGERPGAARTSRSFALPRGTGRTAARVAALTVCQGALMVGLGLLITGPARGLWPMTVEDDVNEGLEHARTGTLTTLSLLGSEAGNTLTVIAVTVLACAGLILIPRLPMWRQAAFLAVAVSLQSLVFLVITESVDRHRPEVHRLDASPPTSSYTSGHTGAATALYGGLAVLALSRLRGPWQRIVGGLLLLVPVVVAVARLYRGMHHPTDVVGGLVNGSLSLLIVGRALFTDGTVTAPAGASSAPSFASEGTSPGAPGPGRTAVIFNPTVTGEADRAALRGVLERHGHRAPVFIETTAEDPGTGQTAGAVRDGARLVVVCGGDGTVRAAANALAGSGVPLAVVPCGTGNLLARNLGLPLSPTDALDAALRGAPRRLDLGRVEGDGLTATHFAAMSGAGLDAAIMEHTDDRAKSVLGWPAYVLAGVGTLRTPRMRLTVRLDDAPALRRTARMVLIGNVGTVQGGTTLLPAARPDDGLLDLLILDPRGVGGWTRALTTLLRGGAKAPRPSAVDTLTAEDGDRSGVPVEFFTFRRAELTFDSTQSRELDGDPVTPGRRLATEVRPGALTVLLPAGGA is encoded by the coding sequence ATGCCGACCGCCGCACCGGAAAGACCGGCCGAGCTGCCCGGCGAGCGACCGGGAGCCGCCCGGACCAGCCGCTCGTTCGCGCTGCCCCGAGGCACCGGCCGAACCGCCGCGCGTGTCGCGGCGCTGACGGTCTGCCAGGGCGCGCTGATGGTGGGACTCGGTCTGCTGATCACCGGGCCCGCCCGTGGGCTGTGGCCGATGACGGTCGAGGACGACGTCAACGAGGGCCTCGAACACGCCCGGACCGGCACCCTCACCACCCTGTCGCTCCTCGGGTCGGAGGCCGGCAACACCCTCACGGTGATCGCCGTCACCGTCCTGGCGTGCGCGGGCCTGATCCTGATCCCCCGTCTGCCGATGTGGCGTCAGGCGGCTTTCCTCGCCGTCGCCGTGTCGCTCCAGTCTCTGGTGTTCCTGGTCATCACCGAGTCGGTGGACCGCCACCGCCCCGAGGTGCACCGCCTCGACGCCTCCCCGCCCACCTCCAGCTACACGTCCGGCCACACCGGGGCGGCCACCGCGCTCTACGGCGGACTGGCCGTGCTCGCGCTGTCCCGGCTCCGTGGGCCGTGGCAGCGGATCGTGGGCGGTCTCCTGCTTCTCGTGCCGGTGGTGGTGGCCGTCGCCCGCCTCTACCGGGGCATGCACCACCCCACGGACGTCGTGGGCGGGCTGGTCAACGGCAGCCTGTCCCTGCTGATCGTCGGCCGTGCCCTGTTCACCGACGGGACCGTGACCGCTCCGGCCGGGGCGAGCTCCGCGCCGTCCTTCGCGAGCGAGGGAACGAGCCCGGGCGCGCCCGGCCCGGGCCGGACTGCGGTGATCTTCAACCCCACGGTGACCGGCGAAGCCGACCGCGCGGCGCTGCGGGGGGTCCTGGAACGGCACGGTCACCGCGCACCGGTGTTCATCGAGACCACGGCGGAGGACCCGGGCACCGGTCAGACGGCCGGCGCCGTCCGGGACGGCGCGCGGCTGGTCGTGGTCTGCGGCGGTGACGGCACCGTGCGGGCGGCCGCGAACGCCCTGGCCGGCAGCGGCGTGCCGCTGGCCGTCGTGCCCTGCGGCACAGGCAATCTGCTGGCCCGCAACCTCGGCCTGCCGCTGTCCCCCACCGACGCGCTCGACGCCGCCCTGCGGGGCGCCCCACGCCGCCTCGACCTCGGCCGCGTCGAGGGTGACGGCCTCACCGCCACCCACTTCGCCGCCATGTCCGGGGCCGGTCTCGACGCCGCGATCATGGAGCACACCGACGACCGCGCCAAGTCCGTCCTGGGCTGGCCCGCCTATGTGCTGGCCGGCGTCGGCACCCTGCGCACACCGCGGATGCGCCTGACCGTCCGGCTCGACGACGCGCCCGCCCTGCGCCGCACCGCCCGTATGGTGCTCATCGGCAATGTCGGGACCGTGCAGGGCGGGACGACGCTCCTGCCGGCCGCCCGCCCCGACGACGGTCTGCTCGATCTGCTGATCCTCGACCCGCGCGGCGTCGGCGGCTGGACGCGTGCGCTGACGACGCTGCTGCGCGGCGGTGCGAAGGCGCCCCGGCCGTCAGCCGTGGACACCCTCACGGCGGAGGACGGCGACAGAAGCGGTGTACCGGTGGAGTTCTTCACGTTCCGCCGGGCCGAACTGACCTTCGACTCCACGCAGTCCCGAGAGCTCGACGGCGATCCGGTGACACCGGGCCGCCGGCTCGCCACCGAGGTCAGGCCGGGTGCGCTGACCGTGCTGCTGCCCGCTGGAGGTGCGTGA
- a CDS encoding NAD(P)-dependent oxidoreductase, protein MKFLVLGATGTTGTLFVERATAAGHEVVAFVRDASKLAPGDRLTVVEGDVRDAHALAQAMRGTDTVVSTLGLGKVKDPGNLIADSTRALVRAAEETGTKRVLIMSAFGVGESLAKASAFARFLYNSGGKATFADKIAGERILTASGLDWTLAYPVLLTDKPATGDVRAVDLTALDRLPGLPRISRADVAAFLLAAAVEGSWSRRTAVLTTGR, encoded by the coding sequence ATGAAATTCCTTGTCCTTGGCGCAACCGGCACCACCGGCACCCTGTTCGTGGAGCGGGCCACTGCGGCCGGGCACGAGGTGGTCGCCTTCGTCCGCGACGCCTCCAAGCTCGCTCCCGGCGACCGGCTGACCGTGGTGGAGGGAGACGTCCGCGACGCCCACGCGCTCGCCCAGGCGATGCGCGGCACCGACACGGTGGTCAGCACGCTCGGTCTCGGCAAGGTCAAAGACCCCGGGAACCTGATTGCCGACTCCACGCGCGCGCTGGTCCGGGCCGCCGAGGAGACCGGCACCAAGCGCGTGCTGATCATGTCGGCGTTCGGCGTCGGCGAGTCCCTGGCCAAAGCCTCCGCGTTCGCCCGGTTCCTCTACAACTCGGGTGGCAAGGCGACCTTCGCCGACAAGATCGCAGGCGAGCGGATCCTCACCGCCTCCGGTCTGGACTGGACGCTGGCCTACCCGGTGCTGCTGACCGACAAGCCCGCCACGGGCGACGTCCGCGCCGTCGACCTCACCGCGCTCGACCGCCTGCCCGGCCTGCCCAGGATCTCCCGAGCCGATGTCGCCGCCTTCCTGCTGGCCGCCGCCGTCGAAGGCTCGTGGTCCCGGCGCACCGCGGTACTCACCACCGGCCGCTGA
- a CDS encoding winged helix-turn-helix transcriptional regulator, translated as MSRGTERVAGMNVFDPQCTSREVLEHATGRWGGLTLAALVEGPLRFAEVRRNVSGVSDRMLWQTLQRLEDDGLVTRTPHPTVARRVDYELTALGRPIAERVCDLIDAIYEQLPGIVAHQRASGAGAAPPAEDPSD; from the coding sequence ATGAGCCGAGGGACCGAGCGCGTGGCCGGGATGAACGTGTTCGATCCGCAGTGCACGTCGCGGGAGGTGCTGGAGCACGCGACGGGCCGGTGGGGCGGTCTGACCCTCGCCGCCCTGGTCGAAGGTCCCTTGCGGTTCGCCGAGGTGCGTCGCAACGTGTCCGGGGTCTCCGACCGGATGCTGTGGCAGACCCTCCAGCGACTGGAGGACGACGGCCTCGTCACGCGGACGCCGCACCCGACGGTCGCCAGACGGGTCGACTACGAACTCACCGCTCTCGGCCGCCCGATCGCCGAACGCGTCTGCGACCTGATCGATGCGATCTACGAGCAGCTGCCCGGCATCGTCGCCCACCAACGCGCGAGCGGCGCCGGTGCCGCGCCCCCCGCGGAAGACCCATCCGACTGA
- a CDS encoding FUSC family protein, whose product MQTFSRLRLGSAPSWLRDHDPELAATRRAGRTAIVMPALFALCNQVIGSPTMATFAAFGSFSMLLLVEFTGPMVQRLRAHLGLAVAWAALICLGTLVADETWLAVAVMVVIGFLVLFSGVVSSVLAGASTALLLAFILPVTSPVPFSELPERLAGAGLAAAASMLAIALLWPRPAADPLSAPAAQVCRAAAEQLRTDASLLAGGPGAPSTGQCRATADEASAAAADLRTVFDATPYRPTGLSTSSRATVRLVDELTWLSGILADSAPSPDGHPECDADARSVRRAAAAVLDEVATLLDAPGGSPDGLHSASEKLRTAMADMERNATTRLPVNRGGAGTPSQVHPVIGALDLSFRAQELGFATLQIADNVDLAAAAERRSWFERLLGGEPGAGAAPLAAARERAAAHLQPQSVWLHNSLRGAVGLGIAVALANVTGVQHSFWVLLGTLSVLRSNALNTGQNAVRALGGTVAGSIIGTVLLQLIGDHGTVLWFLLPLAVLLAGIAPAAISFAAGQASFTITLVIMFNIGQDPDWHIVLLRIQDIAIGCAVSLLVGLFFWPRGATAAVDRALAEAYRESARYLARAVEYAVGRCGTEPVSADAALQERLEAAAAARRLDDAFRSYLAERGPKPVPLAEMTTLVTGIVGLRLAADAVLGLWQRAGTPQPDPNRSGARLVLVGAVGRVSGWYRDLAAGLGQDTPVRDPLPRNPVAEGELVESLRRDLSDEHGQATDTAVRMIWTADHLDAARRLQPSLAAAAGAGKPS is encoded by the coding sequence GTGCAGACATTCAGCCGACTCCGGCTCGGGTCGGCCCCATCGTGGCTGCGTGATCACGATCCCGAGCTGGCGGCCACCCGGCGGGCCGGGCGGACAGCCATCGTGATGCCCGCCCTGTTCGCCCTGTGCAACCAGGTCATCGGCTCGCCGACGATGGCGACCTTCGCCGCGTTCGGTTCGTTCTCGATGCTGCTGCTCGTGGAATTCACCGGGCCGATGGTGCAGCGACTACGGGCACACCTCGGTCTGGCGGTGGCCTGGGCCGCCCTCATCTGCCTGGGGACGCTCGTGGCCGACGAGACCTGGCTCGCGGTCGCCGTCATGGTCGTCATCGGTTTCCTGGTGCTGTTCTCCGGCGTGGTCAGCTCCGTCCTCGCGGGCGCGTCCACCGCGCTGCTGCTGGCCTTCATCCTCCCGGTGACCTCACCCGTCCCGTTCTCCGAGCTTCCCGAGCGGCTCGCGGGAGCGGGCCTCGCGGCAGCCGCCTCCATGCTCGCGATCGCCCTGCTGTGGCCCCGCCCCGCCGCGGACCCGCTCAGCGCACCCGCCGCCCAGGTCTGCCGTGCCGCTGCCGAGCAACTGCGCACCGACGCGTCCCTCCTGGCAGGCGGTCCGGGCGCGCCGAGCACCGGACAGTGCCGGGCCACGGCCGACGAGGCCTCCGCCGCGGCAGCCGACCTGCGCACCGTGTTCGACGCCACCCCCTATCGCCCCACCGGCCTGTCCACCAGCTCGCGCGCCACCGTCCGACTCGTCGACGAACTGACGTGGCTCAGCGGCATCCTGGCCGACAGCGCACCGTCTCCCGACGGCCACCCGGAATGCGACGCCGACGCCCGGTCCGTACGGCGCGCCGCCGCGGCTGTGCTCGATGAGGTGGCCACCCTGCTCGACGCCCCGGGCGGCTCCCCGGACGGGCTGCACTCCGCTTCGGAGAAGCTGCGGACGGCCATGGCCGACATGGAGCGCAACGCCACCACCCGGCTGCCGGTGAACCGGGGCGGAGCCGGCACGCCGTCGCAGGTGCACCCGGTCATCGGCGCCCTGGACCTGTCGTTCCGGGCGCAGGAGCTGGGGTTCGCGACGCTTCAGATCGCCGACAACGTGGACCTGGCCGCGGCGGCCGAACGCCGGAGCTGGTTCGAACGTCTGCTCGGCGGCGAGCCCGGTGCGGGGGCCGCGCCGCTTGCCGCGGCGCGCGAGCGGGCCGCCGCACACCTTCAGCCGCAGTCCGTCTGGCTGCACAACAGCCTGCGCGGAGCGGTCGGTCTCGGTATCGCGGTCGCCCTCGCGAACGTGACGGGCGTCCAGCACTCGTTCTGGGTGCTCCTGGGAACCCTGTCGGTGCTGCGCTCCAACGCTCTCAACACCGGGCAGAACGCGGTGCGCGCCCTGGGCGGCACGGTCGCGGGTTCCATCATCGGCACCGTGCTGTTGCAGCTCATCGGCGACCACGGCACCGTTCTCTGGTTCCTGCTGCCCCTCGCGGTGCTCCTCGCCGGCATCGCCCCCGCCGCCATCTCCTTCGCCGCCGGTCAGGCGTCCTTCACCATCACCCTGGTCATCATGTTCAACATCGGCCAGGATCCCGACTGGCACATCGTGCTCCTGCGGATCCAGGACATCGCGATCGGCTGTGCGGTGAGTCTGCTGGTGGGGCTCTTCTTCTGGCCGCGTGGCGCGACGGCGGCGGTCGACCGTGCGCTGGCCGAGGCGTACCGGGAGAGCGCCCGATATCTGGCGCGCGCGGTGGAGTACGCCGTCGGCCGCTGCGGCACGGAGCCCGTCTCCGCCGATGCCGCGCTGCAAGAACGCCTCGAAGCCGCGGCAGCCGCGCGAAGGCTCGACGACGCCTTCCGCAGCTACCTGGCCGAACGCGGCCCGAAACCGGTACCTCTGGCCGAGATGACCACTCTGGTCACCGGCATCGTGGGGTTGCGCCTGGCGGCGGACGCGGTGCTGGGACTGTGGCAGCGCGCCGGCACGCCGCAGCCCGACCCGAACCGGTCCGGTGCCCGCCTCGTTCTCGTGGGCGCCGTGGGCCGCGTCTCCGGCTGGTACCGGGACCTGGCCGCCGGCCTGGGTCAGGACACCCCCGTCCGGGATCCGCTGCCGCGCAATCCCGTGGCTGAAGGGGAGTTGGTCGAATCCCTCCGCCGCGATCTGAGCGACGAGCACGGACAGGCCACGGACACCGCCGTCCGCATGATCTGGACCGCCGACCACCTTGACGCCGCCCGCCGCCTCCAGCCGAGCCTGGCCGCTGCCGCGGGAGCGGGCAAGCCGTCCTGA